Proteins encoded together in one Terriglobus saanensis SP1PR4 window:
- a CDS encoding PAS domain-containing sensor histidine kinase: protein MIPNPDRRSSSATDAALREKLAEAVASETRALTQLEHAHHAIEARDKSVAVSDERSRQLLRANPFGILIGGLDGSVGYVNPPLLSLLGYAQEEIDNPAFTWRTITPPEFEEVDRKAIETLLATGSCPAYYKEYIARDGHRIPILIGAALIPNLEGGRDFAAFVTDLSQLRRTEEQLAESRALLEKQYAEMEVLYRTAPIGLAYFDPKDFRYLRLNDAQAEIVGKPKEEILGHSVTEIAPIQGLREMFEQVASGQPVVNQLLEGELPERPGEKRAWTVNYFPVFSPQGEVQGITAASLEITAQKRAESALRQNEKLAAVGRLASSISHEINNPLEAITNLLYLARHEENSEKRNSYLETAEREVARVSQIATQTLRFHRRPGKPTHLTASDLIEPVLALYAGRLTNSSIRIKRSYRSKDAFPCMEGDMRQVINNLIGNAIDAMRSGGTLHVRSANLVDHLTGQHSMRITFSDSGIGMSPETMQRLFEAFYTTKGASGTGLGMWISKEIIDKHGGRLAIHSSASGSRRGTTFQLYLPTTCVAI, encoded by the coding sequence ATGATCCCCAATCCGGACCGAAGATCGTCCAGCGCAACCGATGCAGCGCTGCGGGAAAAGCTCGCCGAGGCCGTCGCCAGCGAGACGCGCGCCCTCACGCAACTGGAGCACGCGCACCATGCGATCGAGGCCCGCGACAAGTCTGTCGCCGTTTCCGATGAGCGCTCACGACAGCTTCTTCGCGCTAACCCTTTTGGAATCCTCATCGGTGGTCTGGACGGGAGCGTAGGCTACGTCAACCCGCCCCTTCTCAGTCTTTTGGGATACGCCCAGGAAGAGATCGACAACCCCGCATTTACTTGGCGGACGATCACGCCACCCGAGTTCGAAGAAGTTGACCGTAAGGCCATCGAAACGCTTCTCGCCACAGGCTCCTGCCCGGCGTACTACAAGGAGTACATCGCGCGCGACGGTCATCGCATTCCCATTCTGATTGGGGCCGCACTGATTCCCAATTTGGAAGGCGGCCGGGATTTCGCCGCGTTCGTTACCGATCTCTCGCAACTGCGGCGGACGGAAGAACAGCTCGCCGAGAGCCGCGCGTTGCTGGAAAAGCAGTACGCCGAAATGGAAGTGCTCTATCGCACAGCGCCCATCGGCCTTGCCTATTTCGACCCGAAGGATTTCCGCTATCTCCGTCTCAACGATGCTCAAGCTGAGATCGTCGGTAAGCCCAAAGAGGAGATTCTGGGTCACTCCGTTACGGAGATTGCTCCCATCCAAGGCCTCCGCGAGATGTTTGAGCAGGTTGCTTCAGGTCAACCGGTCGTAAACCAGCTTCTTGAAGGTGAGTTGCCGGAACGTCCTGGAGAAAAGCGCGCCTGGACGGTGAACTACTTTCCCGTCTTCTCCCCGCAGGGAGAGGTCCAGGGCATTACCGCCGCTTCGCTGGAGATCACGGCACAAAAACGCGCAGAGTCGGCCCTTCGCCAGAATGAAAAGCTCGCCGCAGTCGGTCGTCTTGCCTCTTCGATTTCGCATGAGATCAATAACCCGCTTGAGGCCATCACAAATCTGCTCTATCTAGCTCGGCACGAGGAAAATAGCGAAAAACGCAACAGTTACCTAGAAACCGCCGAACGCGAGGTCGCCCGCGTTTCGCAGATCGCTACCCAGACGTTGCGCTTCCATCGCCGGCCGGGTAAGCCTACCCATCTCACCGCCTCTGACCTGATCGAACCGGTTCTGGCCCTTTATGCAGGGCGTTTGACAAACTCCAGCATTCGGATCAAACGCAGCTACCGTTCCAAGGACGCGTTCCCATGCATGGAAGGCGATATGCGCCAGGTCATCAATAATCTGATTGGAAATGCCATAGACGCCATGCGCTCTGGCGGAACGCTCCACGTCCGGAGCGCCAACCTGGTCGATCACCTCACCGGTCAACACTCTATGAGGATCACCTTCTCCGATAGTGGCATTGGCATGAGCCCGGAGACGATGCAGCGCCTCTTTGAGGCGTTTTATACGACCAAGGGCGCCAGTGGAACAGGTCTGGGTATGTGGATCTCAAAAGAGATCATCGATAAACACGGTGGACGTCTCGCGATCCACTCCTCGGCCTCTGGTTCCCGTCGCGGGACCACGTTCCAGCTTTATCTGCCGACGACCTGCGTCGCGATTTAG
- the typA gene encoding translational GTPase TypA, producing MSTSKTAQTIRNIAIIAHVDHGKTTLVDAMLRQSGTFRANEAVADRVMDSNDLERERGITILAKNTAVEYGDGKINIVDTPGHADFGGEVERALKMVDGVVLLVDASEGPLPQTRYVLMKALEAGLTPILVVNKIDRPDARPQEVLNEVYDLFIDLDAREDQLDFPVVYTNGKAGTATMDLAKPGTDLGPLFETIVSTIQPAKGDPEGTLQILVTNLDYSDYLGRLGIARVFNGTLRNGDTVNVAKLDGTMQQVKVSKLFSFSGLKRTDIEETTTGDIIAVAGIPGLTIGESLCSLVDPSPLPQINIDEPTIAIQFSVNNSPFAGREGQYVTSRNIRERLDRELLTNVSIRVEDTGSPDTFKVLGRGELQLAVLIEMMRRESFELMVGRPEIVTKRINGELMEPVEYVTIDVPEEFAGTVIQKLGPRKGEMVKMHGAARTRMEFKVPSRGLIGLRSEMLTETRGTIVMNSLFDGYIAYQGEIPQRPSGALISDRTGTTTTYALNGLQDRGVLFMGEGVEVYEGMIVGEHSRDNDLDVNAVREKKLTNMRASSADDALRLVPYKQLTLEQCIEFIAEDELVEVTPKSLRMRKKVLQANRRPRRNQTVDA from the coding sequence GTGAGTACCTCGAAGACCGCCCAGACGATTCGCAACATCGCCATCATTGCCCACGTCGATCACGGCAAAACCACGCTTGTGGATGCCATGCTTCGCCAAAGCGGCACCTTCCGCGCCAACGAAGCCGTGGCCGACCGCGTCATGGACTCGAACGATCTCGAACGCGAGCGCGGTATCACCATTCTGGCCAAGAACACCGCCGTTGAGTATGGCGACGGCAAGATCAACATCGTGGACACACCGGGCCACGCCGACTTTGGCGGAGAAGTAGAACGCGCACTGAAGATGGTCGACGGCGTCGTCCTTCTTGTGGATGCCTCGGAAGGTCCCCTTCCCCAAACGCGTTACGTTCTGATGAAAGCCCTCGAAGCCGGTCTGACACCGATTCTCGTCGTCAACAAGATCGATCGCCCTGACGCGCGTCCCCAGGAAGTCCTGAACGAGGTTTATGACCTCTTCATCGACCTCGACGCCCGCGAAGACCAGCTCGACTTTCCCGTCGTTTACACCAACGGTAAGGCCGGTACGGCCACCATGGATCTCGCTAAGCCCGGCACAGATCTCGGTCCCCTCTTCGAGACCATCGTCAGCACGATCCAGCCTGCCAAGGGCGATCCCGAAGGCACACTGCAGATCCTGGTCACGAACCTGGATTACTCCGACTACCTCGGCCGCCTGGGTATTGCACGCGTCTTCAACGGCACGCTGCGTAACGGAGACACGGTCAACGTGGCAAAGCTCGACGGCACGATGCAGCAGGTAAAGGTCAGCAAGCTCTTCTCCTTCTCCGGCCTGAAGCGTACGGACATTGAAGAGACCACCACGGGCGACATCATCGCCGTCGCCGGTATCCCCGGTCTGACGATCGGTGAGAGCCTTTGCTCCCTTGTGGATCCTTCGCCCCTACCGCAGATCAACATCGATGAGCCGACGATCGCCATTCAGTTCTCGGTCAACAACTCGCCCTTCGCCGGTCGCGAAGGGCAGTACGTCACCAGCCGTAATATCCGCGAGCGTCTCGACCGCGAGCTTCTCACCAACGTCTCCATTCGCGTGGAAGACACCGGCTCACCCGATACCTTCAAGGTTCTGGGCCGTGGTGAACTTCAGCTTGCCGTTCTGATCGAAATGATGCGCCGCGAGAGCTTCGAGCTCATGGTCGGACGTCCTGAGATCGTGACCAAGCGCATCAACGGCGAACTGATGGAGCCGGTGGAGTACGTGACCATCGACGTTCCGGAAGAGTTTGCCGGGACCGTCATCCAGAAGCTTGGACCGCGCAAGGGCGAAATGGTCAAGATGCACGGCGCTGCCCGTACCCGCATGGAATTCAAGGTACCGTCGCGCGGCCTGATCGGCCTGCGTTCGGAGATGTTGACCGAAACGCGCGGCACGATCGTAATGAACTCGCTCTTCGATGGCTACATCGCCTACCAGGGAGAGATTCCGCAGCGTCCTTCGGGCGCTCTGATCTCTGACCGTACCGGCACCACCACCACCTATGCGCTCAACGGTCTGCAGGACCGCGGCGTGCTCTTCATGGGTGAAGGCGTGGAAGTTTACGAGGGCATGATCGTGGGCGAGCATTCGCGCGACAACGATCTCGATGTGAACGCGGTACGCGAAAAGAAGCTCACGAACATGCGTGCTTCTTCCGCGGACGATGCGCTTCGCCTCGTTCCCTACAAGCAGCTCACCCTGGAACAATGCATCGAGTTCATCGCAGAAGACGAACTTGTTGAAGTGACGCCAAAGTCGCTTCGCATGCGCAAGAAGGTGCTCCAGGCCAACCGTCGACCGCGCCGCAACCAGACCGTCGACGCATAG